DNA sequence from the Paracoccus sp. MBLB3053 genome:
GCGGCCCTGGTCGATCACCATCGCGGTATCGGCAAAGCGCAGCGCATGGCCAAGGTCATGCAGCGCGATGACGATCAGCAGCCCTTCGTCCTGCGCCAGGCGACGCAGAAGTGACAGAAGGTCCAATTGCCGACTGAGATCCAGCGCCGAGGTCGGCTCATCCATCAAAAGGATCTGCGGCTGCTGCGCGAGCGCCTGCGCCGCGTTCACCATCTGGCGTTGGCCTCCGCTCAGATCACCCACATTCTGGCTGCGCAGATGGGCGATGCCCAAAAGGTTCAGCACGCGCTCGACCTCGGCATGATCCTCGGACAGGACCTTCAGGCGACGGCCCTGCATGCGGGCCAGCAGGATCGATTCATAGACCGACAGCACAGGCCGCGCGCCATTGTCCTGCGGCATGTAGGCGATGGGTCGGGCTGACGTTACGCCCTCGACCAAGATCTTGCCCGGACCAGAAAGCAGGCCGAAGATGCGTCGGAACAGGGTCGATTTCCCGGCCCCGTTCGGCCCCAGAAGCGCAACCAGTTGCCCGCCTTGCAGCGCCGGGGTCGAGATGCCCGAAAGCACTGTCTTGCCCCGATAGGCGGCGCTCAGATCGGTCAGCTGCAGGCTTACCACGATGCCCCCCTGCGGCTCAGGATCAGATACAGGAAGAAGGGAATCCCCACGATCGAGGTGATGATCCCGATGGGGATGATCGTGCCCGGGATGATCATCTTCGAGAACACCGAGCCGACCGAAAGGATCAGCGCGCCACACATCGCCGCGCCGGGCAAAAGGAAACGCTGATCTTCGCCCAGAAGCATCCGCGCAATATGCGGACCGACCAGTCCGACAAAGCCGATGGTGCCCACGAACGAGACCGAGATGGCCGCGAGCAGGCTGACGATGACCAGCACCTCGAGCCGCAGCCTGCGCAGCTTTACGCCCATGCTCTCGGCCTTGGCGTCGCCCAGCCGCATCGCGGTCAGCGCCCAACCGCGCCGCGCCAGCAGGGGCAGCGACAAGACCAGAACCGCAAGCGAGATCCAGAGCTTGGGCCAGGTCGCTTTCGTCAGGCTTCCCATGGTCCAGAACACCACCGCGGCGACGGCCTGCTGGCTGGCAAAGAACTGGATCAGCGACATCAGCGCGTTGAAGATGAAGACCAGCGCGATCCCCAGAAGCACGATGGTCTCACTGCTGACACCACGACGCAGGCTCAGGCCATAGATCGCCAGCGAGGTCAGCATTGCCATCAGGAAAGCATTGACCGGAATGACATATTCTATGGCAAACGGAACGATCGCCACGCCGAAGGCCAGTGCCAAGGCCGCCCCGAAGCCCGCGCCCGCCGAAATTCCCAGCGTGAAGGGGCTGGCCAAGGGATTGTTCAGGATCGTCTGCATCTGCATGCCTGCAATCGACAGGCTTGCCCCCACCGTCATCGCCATCAGGGCAACCGGCATGCGGATTTCCCACAGGATGACGCGGATGCGTTCATCTACGGCACCGGGGCGCAGCAGCGCATCGACCACCTCACCCAACGAATAGCGAGCCGGGCCAAGTGCCAGATCGGTGCACAGGCTCAGGATCAGCGCCGCCGCCAGGGCCACAAGGATCAGTTGTTTGCGAATGACGAGGGCGCGATAAAAATCGCGCCCCGCCACATGCTGATCCTGAGGCTCGGCTTTACTCGTCATTGAGCGATACCCAATAGCCCGGTTGGTAATCCACCGGCAGGAATCGGGTGTGCAGTTCCTTCAGCGTAGCCTCGGGATCGAGATCGGCGAAAAGTTCCGGCTGCAGCCATTTCGCGAGCTGCTGGACCGCGACGAAATAATAGGGGTTGTCATAGAACTGGTGCCAGATGGCGTGGAAATTGCCGGTCTCGACCGCCTTGATGCCGGTCATCGCGGTGCGCTTGGTCAACGCCTCCAGCTTTTCATGCGCAAGCTTCACGTCCGAGCCGGGGCCGACACCGACCCATGCGCCGCCGGGCACATAGGCGTCCCATTGGCCGCCGGTCACGATGACCTGATCAGGGTTTGCAGCGATGATCTGTTCGGGGTTCAGCGTGCCGAAAGTGGTCGGCAGAATGTCCTTGGCGATATTCGTGCCGCCCGCCATCTCGATATATTCGCCGAAATTGCCATTGCCGAAGGTCATGCAGCAATCATCCGAATAGCCGCCGGCGCGATCGACAAAGACCATGGGGCGCGTGATCTCGGATTGGGCGATGACATCGGTCACACGCTTCATCTGCTGATCGACGAAATCGAGATATTCCTTGGCCTTGTCTTCCTTGCCAACCAGCTTTCCGATGATTTCCATGGACTTGACGCTATGGGCCACCGGGTCTTCGCGGAAGTCGACATAGACGATCGGAATGTCCAATTCCGACAGTTTCTTGTCATAGCCTGCATCCTCGGTCGCTGCCTTGGATTCAAGATTCATCAGGATGACATCGGGCTTCAGCGCGGCGGCCTGTTCAACATCGAACGTGCCGTCCTTGAAGCCGCCAAAGGTCGGCAGGTCCTTCAGCTGCGGGAATTTCGCGGCATAGGCGGCATAGGTGTCGGGATCGGCCTGCAACAGATCCTCGCGCCAGCCGACGACGCGGGCGAAGGGGTTTTCACGTTCCAGTGCGCCCAGCAGATAGATCTGTCGCCCTTCGCCCAGGATGATGCGCTCGGCGGGCGCCTCGATGGTGACTTCGCGTCCCGCAATATCGGTCAGGGTAAGAGGATCGGCAAATGCCGCCGAGAATTGGACCGCACAAAACGCGGTGGTCAGGGCGAAAAGGCGCGCAAGCATGGGACAACCTGTATTTGGCAAGAGGTTCTGCGTGGCTTAGACGAATCTTTATCATTGAAGTCAAGATTGACTTGACAAAATCAGTCGGATTCGGCGTGGACTGGCCGATCTCGCGTTCAGATCCCGGCGAGGAATTACAGGGGCTATCCCACCCTTGGATCATCGGCCATGAGGCGGTCAAAGGCCTGAAGAAGCATGGACCAGCCCGCGGCAAGGATCGCGGCTTGCAGGAACAGGAACGTTGCAGCGAAAAGAAGGGGTGTGGCGAATGAACCTGTCATGCCGCGTCCTTCAAGCCCGTAGCTGAAGGCAAACCGAACCGGGCGCCTGTTCAAGGGAGGGCGATCATGAGGATCCTGCTGATTGAGGATGACGCCGGGCTGGGCCCCGCCGTACGTGAACAGATCGTCGCCGACGGTCATCTGCCCGATTTGGTGCGCGCGCTGGCCGATGCAGAAGCTTGCGTCGCGGCTGTCGATTACGACCTGATCTTGCTGGACCTGATGTTGCCCGATGGGCGGGGCATCCC
Encoded proteins:
- a CDS encoding ABC transporter substrate-binding protein; the protein is MLARLFALTTAFCAVQFSAAFADPLTLTDIAGREVTIEAPAERIILGEGRQIYLLGALERENPFARVVGWREDLLQADPDTYAAYAAKFPQLKDLPTFGGFKDGTFDVEQAAALKPDVILMNLESKAATEDAGYDKKLSELDIPIVYVDFREDPVAHSVKSMEIIGKLVGKEDKAKEYLDFVDQQMKRVTDVIAQSEITRPMVFVDRAGGYSDDCCMTFGNGNFGEYIEMAGGTNIAKDILPTTFGTLNPEQIIAANPDQVIVTGGQWDAYVPGGAWVGVGPGSDVKLAHEKLEALTKRTAMTGIKAVETGNFHAIWHQFYDNPYYFVAVQQLAKWLQPELFADLDPEATLKELHTRFLPVDYQPGYWVSLNDE
- a CDS encoding ABC transporter ATP-binding protein, whose translation is MVSLQLTDLSAAYRGKTVLSGISTPALQGGQLVALLGPNGAGKSTLFRRIFGLLSGPGKILVEGVTSARPIAYMPQDNGARPVLSVYESILLARMQGRRLKVLSEDHAEVERVLNLLGIAHLRSQNVGDLSGGQRQMVNAAQALAQQPQILLMDEPTSALDLSRQLDLLSLLRRLAQDEGLLIVIALHDLGHALRFADTAMVIDQGRLAACGPTDEVVTPMLLREVFDVEARVEPCSRGAPQLIVEGRAMRQREPA
- a CDS encoding FecCD family ABC transporter permease — its product is MTSKAEPQDQHVAGRDFYRALVIRKQLILVALAAALILSLCTDLALGPARYSLGEVVDALLRPGAVDERIRVILWEIRMPVALMAMTVGASLSIAGMQMQTILNNPLASPFTLGISAGAGFGAALALAFGVAIVPFAIEYVIPVNAFLMAMLTSLAIYGLSLRRGVSSETIVLLGIALVFIFNALMSLIQFFASQQAVAAVVFWTMGSLTKATWPKLWISLAVLVLSLPLLARRGWALTAMRLGDAKAESMGVKLRRLRLEVLVIVSLLAAISVSFVGTIGFVGLVGPHIARMLLGEDQRFLLPGAAMCGALILSVGSVFSKMIIPGTIIPIGIITSIVGIPFFLYLILSRRGASW